CTGCAAATAAAACAATTAAAAACCCCAGGGTAAATCCTAAAAATCCTCTTAAATAAATGGATTTAAAAAAATTCAAAAATGCTATTTTCTCAGCCAATAGATAAAACATTAAACTTGCTCCTTTTGTCCTATGATTTCTTCAAGTTTCATTCCCCTTGATCCCTTTAAAAGTACTAATTTTTCACCTTTTTCCTCTTTCAAGGCTGAGATTATATCCTTCTTACTTTCAAAACTTCTCAATTTTATATTTTGAAACTCTTTTTTTGCTTCTGACATTAAAGGCCCATAAAGATATATTTTATCTACATTTGACCCTATAGCTTTTTCAATTATTTCCCTATGGAATTCTAAAGCTCTCTCTCCTAATTCAAGCATATCTCCTAAAATTGCTATTTTCATTTTAGGAATATTTAAATTCCCAAAAGTTTCTAAGGAGAAACTCATAGAAGTAGGACTTGCATTATAGGCATCATTTATAAAAAGTATATCTCCTTTTTGAATTTTTTCAAATCTCATAGGAGTTATATCTCCCTTTAAAAGACCTCTTTTTATCTCCTCTTCACTAAGTCCAAAGGCTTTACCTAAACCAACAGCCATAGCTCCGTTTATACAGTTATGTCTTCCATTTAAAGTGATTTTATACTCTTTATTATTAACTTTAAAAGTTGTGTATTCTAGGTGATCTATAATATCATCTATTACAAAATCATTTTCCTTTGAAAATCCAACTTTATTTCCTAAAACATCTTTTAAAAATGGGTCATCTCCATATACATAGAGATTTTCCTTTTTAATATAGGGAATCATCTCTCCCTTGGCTTTAAAAACATTTTCTCTAGTTTTTAAATACTCCAAATGAGAATCTCCAATATTGGTTATAATCCCATAATCTGGTTGTGCTATTTTACAAAGAAGATCAATTTCCCCAAAACTACTCATTCCCATTTCTAACACAGCAACTTCTGTATCATCATCTAAGGATAAAATTGTATAGGGTAGTCCTATATGGTTATTATAATTTCCTTGAGTTTTCTCTGTTTTATATTTTTCTGATAAA
The DNA window shown above is from Cetobacterium ceti and carries:
- a CDS encoding UDP-N-acetylmuramoyl-tripeptide--D-alanyl-D-alanine ligase yields the protein MKRLLEVLKSFFPQKEFLKNENLEISNVVMDSRKIEKNSLFFGINSGNNYCEKALEMGASIVIGDNIREDLNDPRIIRVENTVETMQKLANLYRKKLNLKVIGITGSNGKTTTKDLITGVLSEKYKTEKTQGNYNNHIGLPYTILSLDDDTEVAVLEMGMSSFGEIDLLCKIAQPDYGIITNIGDSHLEYLKTRENVFKAKGEMIPYIKKENLYVYGDDPFLKDVLGNKVGFSKENDFVIDDIIDHLEYTTFKVNNKEYKITLNGRHNCINGAMAVGLGKAFGLSEEEIKRGLLKGDITPMRFEKIQKGDILFINDAYNASPTSMSFSLETFGNLNIPKMKIAILGDMLELGERALEFHREIIEKAIGSNVDKIYLYGPLMSEAKKEFQNIKLRSFESKKDIISALKEEKGEKLVLLKGSRGMKLEEIIGQKEQV